From Dermochelys coriacea isolate rDerCor1 chromosome 8, rDerCor1.pri.v4, whole genome shotgun sequence, the proteins below share one genomic window:
- the SEC22B gene encoding vesicle-trafficking protein SEC22b: MVLLTMIARVADGLPLAASMQEDEQSGRDLQQYQSQAKQLFRKLNEQSPTRCTLEAGSMAFHYVIEKGVCYLVLCEATFPKKLAFAYLEDLHSEFDEQHGKKVPTVSRPYSFIEFDTYIQKTKKLYIDSRARRNLGSINTELQDVQRIMVANIEEVLQRGEALSALDSKANNLSSLSKKYRQDAKYLNMRSTYAKLAAVAVFFIMLIVYVRFWWL, translated from the exons ATGGTGCTGCTGACTATGATCGCGCGGGTGGCGGACGGGCTCCCCCTGGCCGCCTCCATGCAGGAGGATGAGCAG TCAGGTCGGGACCTCCAGCAGTACCAGAGCCAAGCTAAACAGCTTTTCCGGAAGTTGAATGAACAGTCGCCTACCAGATGCACCCTAGAAGCAGGATCCATGGCTTTCCA CTATGTTATTGAGAAAGGGGTGTGTTACCTGGTGTTGTGTGAGGCCACCTTCCCCAAGAAGCTGGCCTTTGCATATCTGGAGGATTTGCATTCCGAGTTCGATGAACAGCATGGAAAGAAGGTGCCGACGGTCTCCAGGCCTTATTCCTTCATTGAGTTTG ACACTTACATCCAGAAAACCAAAAAACTCTACATCGACAGCCGGGCAAGAAGGAACCTAGGCTCCATCAATACAGAGTTACAGGATGTGCAGAGAATCATGGTGGCCAACATTGAAGAAGTCTTACAGCGAGGAGAGGCCCTCTCAG CTTTGGATTCCAAGGCCAACAACTTGTCCAGTTTGTCCAAGAAGTACCGTCAGGATGCAAAGTATCTTAACATGCGTTCCACCTATGCCAAACTGGCAGCTGTAGCTGTGTTTTTTATCATGTTAATAGTCTATGTGAGGTTCTGGTGGCTGTGA